One candidate division WOR-3 bacterium genomic region harbors:
- the tpiA gene encoding triose-phosphate isomerase, giving the protein MEPIIAGNWKMNKDPAESRTLVQEVMKSVGDIKNRIVIVIPPFTSLASVCELIRNTRFKLGAQNMHWERSGAYTGEISGLFLKSLGCEYVILGHSERRHIMGESDEMINKKLKVALEIGLIPIFCMGETEQERESGATENVIQRQISEGLKGIENEAHKIIFAYEPVWAIGTGKTATPEQAVEVHKFIRGMLKKPSTILYGGSVKPDNIDILMKEDEIQGVLVGGASLKPESFARIVKYQ; this is encoded by the coding sequence ATGGAACCGATAATTGCCGGTAACTGGAAGATGAACAAAGACCCGGCTGAATCAAGAACTCTTGTGCAGGAAGTGATGAAATCGGTCGGTGATATTAAGAACAGGATCGTCATTGTGATACCGCCTTTCACATCGCTGGCATCGGTTTGTGAGCTGATACGCAACACCAGATTCAAACTCGGCGCACAGAACATGCACTGGGAGCGCAGCGGTGCATACACTGGCGAGATTTCGGGTTTGTTCCTAAAGTCTTTGGGCTGCGAGTATGTCATTCTCGGTCATTCTGAACGTCGGCACATAATGGGTGAATCCGACGAGATGATAAACAAAAAGCTCAAGGTTGCGCTCGAGATCGGCTTGATACCGATATTCTGCATGGGCGAGACGGAGCAGGAGAGGGAATCAGGTGCAACGGAGAACGTGATCCAGAGACAGATCAGTGAAGGCCTTAAGGGTATCGAGAATGAAGCACACAAGATCATATTCGCCTATGAACCGGTATGGGCGATCGGAACTGGGAAAACCGCAACACCCGAGCAGGCAGTCGAAGTTCATAAGTTCATTCGTGGCATGCTCAAAAAACCGAGCACAATTCTCTATGGTGGCAGTGTGAAACCGGATAACATCGACATTTTGATGAAAGAGGATGAGATACAGGGTGTCCTCGTAGGTGGTGCCAGTCTCAAGCCGGAGAGCTTCGCAAGAATCG